The Caldicellulosiruptor acetigenus DNA window CAGTATACACTCAAAAAGACACAAATCCAGAAGTCTATAAAATTGGTGTTTTGGACATTGAACGTGGAGCTGCCGAAGATATCCTGTCTCATCCATGGCAGACGGATACATGTTTAGGTGGCTGGTTTTATGATGTAAGAGCTGTATATAAAACTCCGCAACAGGTAATTGAAATGCTTATTGATATTGTCAGCAAAGGTGGAAACCTGCTTTTGAATATTCCGCAAAAACCAGATGGCACGCTGGATGAAGAATGTCTTTATATTCTTGATGAGATTGCAAAATGGATAAAAGTAAACGGAGAAGGTATATATGCAACACGTCCATGGATAAGATATGGAGAAGGTCCGACAAAAGGGCAAGGTGGAGCTTTTCAGGAAAAAAAGCTTGAGTGGACGCAAGAGGATTTTAGATTTACCCAAAAAGATGGAAAAATTTTTGCTTTTCAAATGAAATATCCAGGGGACCACAAGGCAATCATCAAAAGTTTGGGACTATCAAGTGGTATTTTTGTGAAAAAGGTAAAACTTTTGGGATTTGAAAATGAGGTTGAATTTGAACAGTTAGAAAACGCTCTGGTTATCAAATTGCCAGAAAAGTGCTATAGCACAAGATATCCACATTGTTTTTGCATAGAGTAAAACTAACTGGGCTATTCCATGAGCAAGGAGGAATAGCCCTGATGATTTTATCTGCTTTTTTAAAGATTTTTTACTCTTAAAATCAAATTCACAATACTCTTTGTAGTTTCTTTAAGTAGCCGTGATGCTTCTTTGAGACATCTGTCAAGAGATGATGCCATATCAACAATAGAGAAAATTGAGGTTATACCTTCTTTTGTGTACTCTTCAAAAGGACAATCAATTGACCCTGAAATAACAATTACCATTTTGCCAAACTTTGCACCAAGCCGGGCAATTCCAATTGTGGATTTTCCAGATAGGCTTTGCCTGTCAAATCTTCCTTCACCAGTGATGACAATATCTGTCCATTTGACATGTTCTTCAGCGTTCGAAGCACTCAGTATATAGTCTATTCCCGATACATACTGAGCGTTTAAAAAAGCCAAAAGTGCAAATCCCAAGCCTCCTGCAGCACCAGCTCCGCTGGATAGCGATAAGTCTTTTCCAAGATACTCTTTAGCGACATTTGCAAAATTTTTTAATCCTTCATCAAGAAGCTTTACAGCATTTTCATCTGCCCCTTTTTGAGGTGCAAACACATACGCTGCACCATTTTCTCCGTATAATGGATTTGTAACATCACACAAAACTGTAAATTTTACTTTGCGAACTTCATTCAAGAATTCTGAATCATCTATCTTTTTTATTTTAATCAAGTTTTCTCCGATTGGTTTTAATTCCTCTCCATTTTCATTCAAAAATTTCATTCCAAGCGCACTCAGCATTCCTGTACCTGCATCATTTGTTGCAGAGCCGCCAATGCCAATGATGATTTCTTTAACTCCTTTTGAAATTGCGTATTTGATGAGCTCACCAACACCATATGTTGTTGTGTAAAGAGGATTTCTTTCTTCATCTTTTAAAAGGAGAAGACCTGAACATTCTGCCATTTCAATGATTGCTTTGTCTTCAAAAAATCCTATTCTGCTTTTAATTTTCCTAAAAAGAGGGTCATTTACCTCAACCTCTTCTATTTTGGCACCAAAAATTTTAGATAGAGCGGTCAAGGTTCCTTCTCCACCGTCGGCAAGCGGAAGCTGAAAAACTTCTGCACCTTTGTCAACCTCAACAATAGCTTCTTTTATTATTTCGGATGCAACAAAAGCGTCAAACGACCCTTTATATTTATCTGGTGCAACCAAATATTTCAATAAGATTTCCCCCTTTCTTATCAATGCATAGCTTACATTGATATTTTACCAAAATTTTTGTTAGATGCCTTGTATTTTTAGAATGAAAGTATTCTTGAGGTTATTCAAAAATCCTTGTCCAAGCAATTGACATTGACAATATAATGTATTAGAATATTTTATGTTTTAAAATGAGGCCCCGAGTATGAGTTGATAATATAGATTTTCAGAAAACAAAATTTCAAAAGGAGTGTAGGGAGAAGCGATGAAGACATACCTTGCAAAACCAAACGAGGTTCCGAAGAAGTGGTATGTTATTGATGCAACAGGAAAGCCGCTTGGAAGACTTGCAGCTAAAATTGCTGTGATATTGAGAGGCAAGCACAAACCTCAGTTTACTCCGAATGTTGACACTGGCGACTATGTTATTGTAATCAATGCTGAAAAGGTTGTGTTGACTGGCAAAAAGCTTGATAAGGATGGATACAGATATCATACAAAGTATCCAGGTGGACTCAAGTTTATCCCATATCGCAGACTTCTTGAAAAGCATCCGGAGAAGGCAATTGAGATTGCGGTG harbors:
- a CDS encoding glycerate kinase, with protein sequence MKYLVAPDKYKGSFDAFVASEIIKEAIVEVDKGAEVFQLPLADGGEGTLTALSKIFGAKIEEVEVNDPLFRKIKSRIGFFEDKAIIEMAECSGLLLLKDEERNPLYTTTYGVGELIKYAISKGVKEIIIGIGGSATNDAGTGMLSALGMKFLNENGEELKPIGENLIKIKKIDDSEFLNEVRKVKFTVLCDVTNPLYGENGAAYVFAPQKGADENAVKLLDEGLKNFANVAKEYLGKDLSLSSGAGAAGGLGFALLAFLNAQYVSGIDYILSASNAEEHVKWTDIVITGEGRFDRQSLSGKSTIGIARLGAKFGKMVIVISGSIDCPFEEYTKEGITSIFSIVDMASSLDRCLKEASRLLKETTKSIVNLILRVKNL
- the rplM gene encoding 50S ribosomal protein L13, with translation MKTYLAKPNEVPKKWYVIDATGKPLGRLAAKIAVILRGKHKPQFTPNVDTGDYVIVINAEKVVLTGKKLDKDGYRYHTKYPGGLKFIPYRRLLEKHPEKAIEIAVRGMLPKNRLRDRFMRKLKVYRGPNHPHAAQKPEVLEI